The following proteins are encoded in a genomic region of Nicotiana sylvestris chromosome 4, ASM39365v2, whole genome shotgun sequence:
- the LOC104226621 gene encoding uncharacterized protein, translating into MEIFAKSYDVKVWRVIKKENYPLPASPPLLADHEDIDSYSKEQLEVVQVNNKARNLLHNAISSEEYEKISSCDTAKEMWDKLEVTYEGTNKVKEIHINMMVHDYELFSMKEGESIEEMFFRYSKIISDLKAFGKPYTSGDQVRKNLRSLPTT; encoded by the coding sequence ATGGAAATCTTTGCTAAATCTTACGATGTCAAAGTCTGGAGAGTCATCAAAAAGGAAAACTATCCCCTACCGGCTAGCCCTCCACTACTTGCTGATCACGAAGATATAGATTCATACTCAAAAGAGCAATTGGAAGTGGTACAAGTGAATAACAAGGCAAGAAATCTACTTCATAACGCTATAAGTAGTGAAGAATACGAGAAAATATCGAGTTGTGACACAGCCAAAGAGATGTGGGACAAACTTGAGGTCACCTATGAGGGAACCAACAAAGTAAAGGAAATACACATTAACATGATGGTTCATGATTACGAACTCTTCTCAATGAAAGAAGGAGAATCCATTGAAGAGATGTTTTTCAGGTATAGCAAAATAATTAGCGACTTAAAGGCATTTGGCAAACCCTACACTAGTGGTGATCAAGTCAGAAAAAATCTCAGAAGTCTGCCAACCACTTAG